A region from the Candidatus Schekmanbacteria bacterium genome encodes:
- a CDS encoding class I SAM-dependent methyltransferase gives MNHKELNEKNSIFDCLFTAQEIEKRKELWKVLCDDFFSKFINRADTVVDLGAGYCEFINNIKCRKKIAVDLNRHPKKYANDDVEVIISPATTVAQIEDNFADVVFTSNFWEHMRDREEMKRTLIEVKRILKPSGKLIILQPNIRYSYKVYWDFFDHIIPLSHKSMEEILRFMGFKIKYIQPKFLPYSTKSKWPQSAFLVKLYLKMPFLHYIFGKQMVIVAEKGD, from the coding sequence CATAAGGAGTTGAATGAGAAAAACAGTATATTCGACTGCCTTTTTACGGCACAGGAGATAGAAAAGAGAAAAGAATTGTGGAAGGTATTGTGCGATGATTTTTTCAGCAAATTTATAAATAGAGCAGATACTGTTGTTGACCTTGGCGCAGGCTATTGTGAATTTATCAACAACATCAAATGCAGAAAAAAAATAGCTGTTGACTTGAATCGTCATCCTAAAAAATATGCCAACGACGATGTAGAAGTTATAATTTCGCCGGCAACAACTGTGGCGCAAATAGAAGACAATTTTGCCGATGTAGTTTTTACAAGCAATTTTTGGGAGCATATGAGAGACAGAGAAGAGATGAAAAGGACTTTGATTGAGGTTAAGAGAATCCTTAAACCTTCAGGGAAATTGATAATTCTTCAACCAAATATCCGCTATTCATATAAAGTGTATTGGGATTTCTTTGACCATATAATTCCATTGAGTCACAAAAGTATGGAGGAGATTTTAAGATTTATGGGATTCAAGATAAAGTATATTCAGCCAAAGTTTTTACCTTACAGCACCAAATCGAAATGGCCTCAAAGCGCTTTTTTGGTGAAACTTTATTTAAAGATGCCTTTTTTGCATTATATCTTTGGGAAGCAGATGGTAATCGTTGCAGAAAAAGGAGATTAA